Within the Pseudarthrobacter sp. W1I19 genome, the region GTGGTCTGCTGCGACGCCGGCGGGAAAATCACCGTCAACGGCCACCCATTGGCCGAGCCGTATATTTTTCCCGGCGATCACCCCAGTACCCAGAAGTTCACCGCAGAAGTGCCGGACGGGCGGCTGTGGCTGTTGGGCGACCACCGGTCAGTTTCGGCCGACTCCCGGAGCCTGCTGGGTGCACCGGGCGGGGGGATGGTACCCCTGGACAGGGTGATTGGCAGACCCGTCCAGATTGTCTGGCCGCTTGATAGATTTGCTGCAGTACCTCGGCCGCCAGCGGCAGGGCCCATAACAGAGAACGGACAGTAGATGCCCGAGAACCACCCGCGGATCCCCGAGCCGCGTCCGGACAGCGCTCCGGATTCCCCGGCCAGTGCTGCACCGGAAGCAGCGGCGGCTCCGGAAGCACCTTCCAGGGCTGCGGGCAGCCGTGCCGAAGCGAGGGCAGCCGACGAAAAGACGGGCGGAAGCCAGGTGCTCGCCTGGCTGAAGGAAATAGCCACGGTAGTGGTCATCGCGGTGGTGCTCTCCTTCCTGATCAAAACATTCCTGTTCCGGGCCTTCTTCATCCCGTCCGAATCCATGGTGAACACGCTGGATGTGGATGACCGGATTTTTGTTAACCTCCTGGTACCGGAACCGTTCTCGCTGAGCCGCGGGGACGTTGTGGTTTTCCGCGACACCAAGGGCTGGCTGCCGGCCGCGCCGGAAAAGACCGACGGGCCCTTCACGTGGGTGCAGGACGGCCTGACGTTTGTTGGCCTCCTGCCGGACAACTCCGAGCAACACCTGGTCAAGAGGGTCATCGGGCTGCCGGGGGACC harbors:
- the lepB gene encoding signal peptidase I, which encodes MPENHPRIPEPRPDSAPDSPASAAPEAAAAPEAPSRAAGSRAEARAADEKTGGSQVLAWLKEIATVVVIAVVLSFLIKTFLFRAFFIPSESMVNTLDVDDRIFVNLLVPEPFSLSRGDVVVFRDTKGWLPAAPEKTDGPFTWVQDGLTFVGLLPDNSEQHLVKRVIGLPGDHVVCCDAGGKLTINGTAIDEKYINAAEVPQVRNFDVTVPEGKVWVMGDNRNHSADSRAHLDAGGGFIDMADLEGKAAVIAWPLSRITTLDNYPDVFRNVPVAP